The Eriocheir sinensis breed Jianghai 21 chromosome 29, ASM2467909v1, whole genome shotgun sequence genomic interval GATGGAGTGCTGAacgttctcctccctctcctcttcataagcattcaactcttcttcctctttctcttctccctcatactcttcttcctcttagaaTGGAGAGAATGTAGGTAAGGTGTTGTGTTtaaagttctcctcctcctcctcctcctcctacaagcattcttctttttgtctattatttccctcttctttctaccACCATTCACTCGGacggaagacagacagacaatacaATAGCGAGCCACATGAAAAACTATTGGGTGACAGCTGGGTGCGAAGAGGGAGAAATAattaaaacgaaggaaggaaggagaggagggaatggagagagaccGAAGAAGTGAGAGAATGAGTTATAGTCTATCGATTTAACTTGAGCCAATTCTTTCTGATCCCAAggcattcataacaccatgcagtcgtattatgaatatatgtATATCGCTTAATATATATAGATCGCCATGTTCTGTAAGCAATGAGGGGTTCGCCGGGCCAAGCTCAAGTTAGAGTCAATGGATTATagtgtatatgtgtttgttttagACCTGAGTTTATAAAGAGAATGTTAATGGTAATGTCGTTAGTTTGAAATGCGTTGTAAagattaatgaaagaaaagacaccaTAGACTTATAAAGCAACTAGATATCTGAACATTTATAGAGTGAAGTAATATAAGAATGATACGAATATTAGGCTagtgtatatgtgtttgttttagACTTGAGTTTATAAAGAGATTGTTAATGGTAATGTCGTTAGTTTGAAATGCGTTGTAAagattaatgaaagaaaagacagcATAAAGTAACTAGATATCTGAACATTTATGGAGTGAAGTAATATAAGAATGATACGAATATTAGGCTAGTGTACATGTGTTTGTTTTAGACTTGAGTTTATAAAGAGATTGTAGATGATAATGTCGTTAGTTTGAAATGCGTTGTAAGGactaatgaaagaaaagacagcCTAAAGTAACTAGATATCTGAACATTTATAGAGTGAAGTAATATAAGAATGATACTAACATTAGGCTAacactaatactgatactaatagCCTACTGATATTAATAAAacaagctctcctcctcctcctactactgcttctatattactactattactgccacaACGAGACTGCTTGTGATTGGCTCCTCCTGACGCACTTCGAGTCTAAAAGCTGAGCGCTGATTGGCCGAGCCGTGGCCGACGCAATACGAAGCTGATTGGAGGATATAAACGGAATAAAAAGTCGTTGATTGGATGATGGCTTatcgatacgagagagagagagagagagagagtgcataccAATACAATTCTCCTTTTCAAAATGTCAGTTCACATTCCTTAGATTCCTTACCAGAaagcaatagagagagagagagagagagagagagagagagagagaggtggggggggggggtgagtaagCGGagaattgacacacacacacacacacacacacacacatcctgcacGAGCTGGATCTATTAATAgcataagtttttttttacccAACATCAATAATTAATGTATTCCAATCTTgttactttttattcttctttttctactactactactactataaaaaattctatactactactactactactataaaaaaatgatatactactactactactacaactctttctgttccttttcttcgttctcctatcctcttcctcctcctcctcctcctcctcctcctcctcctactatcacCACACCTTTCGCCCTAACAGGTAACGATCTTGTATGGGCCAGGTGAGTTTCCCTATCTGAAGGAGGACGCAGAAGGGGAGTGGCAGCCTGTGAACGGCGGGGTCCCTCAAGCGGGCAGTCTGACATCACATGGGCAGGCTTTCCTTAACACACTCAACAGCCTCGTACCCGCTGACTTCAAAGGTAAGATGGGGACGAACGAAGCAGGGGAGGTTGTTGTAGTTTtaggagaagtagaagtagtagtagtagtagtaaaaatagtagtagtagtagtagtaaaagggcGAAAAGAATGAGTGTTtgggaggaaaacaaataaataagtagaaaaagaaaagtgggagaaaataatgagggaaaaaaaagaccaactggaagagaaaatggaaacggAAGtggagcagaaaaaaataagtggagaaaggagagaaaaggagagaaataggaaggagaaaaggaataacagagagagagagaaggacgagtagaggtggtagtgggagtggtggtggtggtggtagtggtggtggtggtggtggtggtagtggtggttgtttgaTGAGTCAATATGTTGTTAGTGAAAAGAGCTTCGTAATtgctttcttttatcctctctctctctctctctctctctctcctgatatttttttttgttatttttatctatctttctttttctacttttttatctcttttatttcttcctcaacatttttttttatcttccccttatccacttttcttcccatcctcttattcctcctcctcctcctcctccactttctcccctttcctccaatatcatctttttttcctcccctctctacccatcctttccccatcttcctccccctcctccctcaccattctcccctcaccccttccccaatcccctcttcttcccttcaacaccaaacccctccccatcttcctccctccccttccccatcacccctcactcCCCACCTCCcaatctcccctctttcttttccaatacccttttcttcctcccttccccaatctttcctccacttcccctcaaACTCTTCCCCAATCTTCCTCCCCTTACACCTCTTATctccctaatcttcctcctcttcttccccgtcttcctccccttcttccccagtcttcccccctctcttctccatttcccttcctttgccaccaaacccttccccaatcttcctccccttccttcccaccacctcctcactccccatcctcctccccaggGGCTGCCGTTCTGGACTTCGAGGACTACTACCCCAGCCTCCAGTTGAGCGCTCCCCAGTACAAGAATGCGtccagggcgtgggtgcgggcgAGGCATCCCACGTGGAGTCCTGCAGAGGTGGATCAGGAGTCCTACGCATCCTTCAACGCCTCCGCCAAGGACTTCTTTAAGGTAGGATGGTGTAGGGTGGAGGGAAGGCTAGGAATGAAGGATgctagagaggaaggaatgacggcagatgaaggaaggaagaataggatgaGAGAGATGGAGTAGGATTtataggatggagagaaggataaagagatgaaaggaagaaattagtAAAGATggcgtagaagggaagggaaaacgaatAAGGAatcaaaaagaaaatggaaaaaaaggagaatgaaaagggaagtaaggaaaaatggagaaaagaagcatgagaaaggaaggaaaaactgagGAAAACAGGATAaataaggagataagaaggagaagaaaaaaataaaatggaaagagagggatggaaaggggacaaaaacagagaaagataaaaaagaagagcggaaagaaaaagataaagagaaggagaaatgatgagagagagagagagagagagagagagagagagagagagagagagagagagagagagagagagagagagaattagcatAACTAAGCATAAGAAATCAATAAAACAAACGAAGCAGGAGAgtgtattaggaggaggaggaggaggaggaagaggaggaggagaaaataaaagggcTTGTGAAAAGTTATCAAGTGGCAATTTTATAAGTATTACTAACTCAatattcctcctctttgtcctcctcctcctcctcctcctcctcctcctccttcctttctttctcctcctcctcctcttccattttcttccattccacttttttttctctcactcaacCACTTCTTTCGTCTTCCCCACCTTCCAtcaatactacaactactactactactactactactactactactactactactactactactactacttctacattttcttccattcctctttttctctcattttaccaCTTCTTTTTCcccccctctaccaccaccaccaccatcaccatcgccaccaccaccaccactaccactaccaccactacccaaaCCTCCCCACCATCACTTCCAACTCCCCCAACTCAACCTCCCCCCTTTTCACCCCCTCCTcacccacccctttccctcctcccccagaCGCTGCTGTGGGTGGGTCGAGAGGCGCGCCCTGGAGCCCTATGGGGGTACTACCATTACCCTTACTGCCATGACTACAGCCCCGGCGAGCATGTCTGTAGGcctaaggtaaggtagggtaagggaaggtaaagtatgggaagggaatgaaagggaagggaagggaagggaaaggaaaggaatgggaaggaagggaagggaagggaagggaagggaagggaagggaagggaagggaaggtaaagtaacgtcaggtaaggtaaggttaggtaaggtaagatatagtaaggtaaggtaagttaagggaagataaaggaagggaaagttagggataATATGGTAAGATAAAgtaatgtaagggaagggaagagaagggaagggaagggaaggtatggtaaggtaaggtaaggtaagataaggtaaggtactactactactactactaccactactactactactactactactacttatgctgCTACTATTTTCATTGATCTCAGTAAAAGAGGTTGATAATGCATGAAATgtaaatataaagaggaggaggaggaggaagagggagaggaagaggaggaggaggaggaggaggatggttataaagaaaaaagacatCTTACGcaatatgcaacacacacacacacacacacacacacacacacacacacacacacacacacacacacacacacacacacttaccccccccttccccctattcTCTCCCCCAGAGCACTTTACCCCTCACACGaaaccctcttccccttcccccatatcccccctcccatcccatccccagcACACATTACCCCCCCCCATACacaacctctcctctcccccataTCCCCCCCTCCCCAGCATCTAtaatcccctccatccccccaaaTAAACACTTACCCCAGCCCCCCCAcatcaccccccttccctcccctctctctccccagcatctataatcccctccatccccccacacaaacacttactccagcctcccccccccacataaccccccttccctcccctctcccttccaagCATCcactatccccttcctccctcccctcccccccagaccCAGGAGATGAACGATGCCCTGGCGTGGCTGTTCGAGGGGAGCGCCGCCCTCTACCCCAGCCTCTACGTCTTCAAGGGCGCCGGGTTCACCCCCAGCACCCGCCGCCTCCACGCCGCCGCCGCGCTGGAGGAGGCGGACAGGGTGCGGCAGAAGGTGAACTCGACAGCCCCGGTTCTCCCCTACGTGTGGTACAGGTGAGCAAGGTGTTCAGACTAGTTAGGCGGATAAGTCCCTCCTACTCACCCATAAGCCCCTCCCACTACACTATATGCACCGCCCACTGAGCATATAAGCCCATCCCACTGAGCTAATACGCCCCTCCCACTATTTTTTAAGCCCCGCCCCATGCGTCACTAAGCCCTTCCCACTAACCCTTAAGCCCCCCCACTGAGCCAATACGCCCGTCCCACTAACCACGATGCTCCTCCCCCGAGTCACTAAGCCCCGCCCACTAAGTCGCTAAGCCCCTTCTACTGAGCTAATggcccctctcccttctccactatgcccctcccctttctcctctaagCACCTCCCCTTTTCCATAAGCTCCTTCCCTGTATCCATCAAGCCCCTCCCCattctttccactcctttcccccttctccttcttctctatcctttttttcttttcttcttccttttcgttaactatcctcttccctcctcagtccttcctttccctccctttctctcctttctctttccttccttccttccttcctcacttcctttcttcacttccctccttcctacccttcatttccttcccttcctctattcttccctccattatgcccctcctcctcctcctcctcctcctccccctgcatcacacctccttcctacccttcctttctatcctttcccttttcttccctgctcctcctccccctcccccctccgttCCCCCCTCAATTACTAACTCCCTgcattccccccccctcccaggtACCACGACGACCCCGCCTTCCTCTCCCCCGTGGACGTGGTCAACACCCTGGGGATCGCGCGGCTGTGGGGGACGGGGGGGGCGGTGGTGTGGGGGGCCTCGAAGGACATGGCTACAAGGGAGCAGTGTTTGGCTCTGAAGGtgagggggaatggggaggggggaagaaggggacggAGTGAGAcggtgggagaagaggaagggggatgacgatgaatggagggaggaagggggggaaggggtgatggggaagggagtgaagaaaagggtgaaggggaaggggtgatcagggggaaggggtggaggaggaggggtatgagggagagggagaaaagaaaggggagatgaaggtgaaggggagatgaagggaaaggggtaatgtggggggtgggagagaggggggggctgaAGGTGAGGGGGTTATGCaggaaggggtgaaagaagggGGTGGAGGTAGAGGGGATGACGGTGAAAGGGGGGTGTtgaagagaaaggggtgaggaaggggtagtgggagggggggagggggttgaagggaaggggtgatgagaggggaagggggtgaagggaaggggtggaatgaaagggtggaatgaagggaaggggatatgaaggtggaaggggtggaggaagggaagagggtaaagggaaggggatatgaaggtggaaggggtggaggaagggaagagggtaaagggaaggggatatgaaggtggaaggggtggaatgAAGGGGTGGAGGTactgaagggggtgaagggaatagtgaagggaggtagacagacagacagacaaacagacaaacaaacaaacatacagacagacagatacatttGTTTGCGTCCATTTTGcttttaaatatataaatacctttgttcgtttttatttattattgataACTTCTAAAATTCATCGTCATTCTCCCAGGTTCTAATATTTATCAACAAACTTTCAATTACTTTTCCTTATTTAGTCATAGTAATATCATAtcgctgtttttgttgtttttattttgttatataagGATagtagagaagggggaggggcctATTAGCTCAGTAGGAGGGGCTTATCGGCTCAGGGGGAGGAGCATACTGGTTAATGGGAGGGGCATATTGGCTCAGTGGGCGGGGCTTAGTGGCTCAGTACTATAATACCACTttacctcaccatcaccatcaccaccactaccaacactaccatcaccactatcaccatcaaaagcaacaccacaatcatcaccaccaccactatcaccactactacaaccatcaccaccaccaacaccaccatcaccatcactatcaccaccaccatcaccaccaccaccaccaccaccacctctatattTCCCCTTTACAGAACTACGCCGAGGGTCAGCTGGGTCCTCTGGTGCGGTACTTGGCTCACCTCCCCTGCGCCAAGTTGCACCACATCCTGACCTCCCGCCGGCGCCtcagaaggagagtgaagaaggtgctggggaagattaggaggaggaaggggaggaagggaaagaggagggggaggaggaggggaagaaaagaggggaatggtggtggtcgaggtggtggtgaaTTTTgttagatgatggtggtggtggtggtgatggtgatggtgatggtggtgatggtggtggtggtggtggtggtgagtaagttgaacaaaagagaataaaagtAGAAAGGcacaattactactattactactacttctactactactactactactactactactactactactactactactactactactactactactactaataataataataataataataataataataataataataataataataataataacaataataataataacaataataataataataactttttAATACGTctacctgtgtttttttcttccttttattaattgcAGGTGTTTtctatgatgagagagagagagagagagagagagatgtagctaAAAAGTcaagcagggagagaaagagggtaggaaaagaggtaagaggggggagggaggagggggtcgtTATCTCCCCCCTCAAGTGGATGCTGGAGGGGAAGTGGACTGGGATGCTTCACTCCTCCACttgtgttcctcctttcctcctcttctctctctctctctctctctctctctctccattatcctttctctcttcttttcccttcttcctttctttccttcctcttcagtaACATCTCCTGCTCTCCTCcaattttactccttttttttttctccttcattttcttcctttcctttcccttccgtttcctcctcccttctttatcatccccttcttcctttctttccttcctcttctataacatttcctctcctccatttttacttctcttcttttctccttcattttcttcccttcctttcctttccgtttcctcctcccttctttatcatccccttcttcctttccctccttcctccccctcttcctttcttttatttctctttcctctccttcccttttcacttccgagtctttcctttcttcccttccgcctttctctctctctctctctctctctctctctctctctctctgttacacttcttccttctcttttcttccttttttgtttctcttccttccctatcatcTTTTACAACACCCCCCtcatttatccttcccttccttttccctatcatcttctttttatctcttctctgtttttctctaatacttttttttattcttccattcctttgttatcttttcttatcttcctcttcatgttatacgtattatttcctcctcctcctcttcctcctcctccttcttattattctcctcctcctcctcctcctccttcttcttattctcctcctcctcctcctcctcctcctcctcctcccaccaacaTATAAACAGCTGACTCATATTCCTGGaatccacaacaacaacaaaaacaaaaacaacaataataataacaaataaaactTTAGCAAACTTATACATTTTTCACGTTAAGAATCTACCACtagtcgactctctctctctctctctctctctctctctctctctctggtaatcatttttttctgctaagacgaaagaaccaccaccaccaccaccaccaccatcaccaccaccaccaccatcaccaccaccaccaccaccaccactattatcatgcaccaccatcaccaccaccatcaccactatcaccacctccatcacctcccactTTCCCTATTTCATCCCTAGTCCTTCCCCAACCACCAAtcaccttccccccccttcctacccctcctcttccttcccccaaaGTCCCACTCCTTTCTCAACCCCTTCATTACCATTCCCCaacttcccctccacttccccatcATCCATAACCTCCCTCGCCTTTCCCCATTCACCCATTACatttcccaccccttcctcccttattccccGCCCATTTCCCCCTTCCTTACAGTTCCCTATCACCCTcagcctccctcacccttcctcaaacacccatcaccttcaccaacccttccttaccctttcccatcaccctcaatctcccccatcactctcaatctcccccatcaccttccccacccattccccaatcttcctccctcttccccatcaACCACaacctccctcactcttccacaCCACACACAACCTCACCCACCATTCCTCACCCATTCCCCACTCTTCCCCATCACCAACAATCTCCCCAAAACACTTCCCCAAACACCCATTAcctttcccaccccttcctcatccttccccatcAAACAcaacctccctcacccttcccccccaGCACCCGTCACCTTCCCAGACacccatcatcttcctttcccttccgtttcctcttcccttctttatcatccccttcttcctccccctcttcctttctttagtttctctttcctctccttcccttttcacttccgagtctttcctttcttcccttcccttccctcctttcttactcATTCCctagctccttccttccctcatcctccctttcttccttcctttcttcctttatttccttccttttccatgacATTTTCTGCTATCCAccattttttatccttcctttttttctccctctttctcctttgttcccttcccttgcctttcctttccttcccttccttccttccttcccttcttcctctccttccatcctcctctattCTATTTCCtgctaatctttcttcttttttttcacttcccttccatttctttcccttcctccttctaattccttcttggctctgtccttccttctatcttactCATTCCCTagctcattccttccctcatccttcctttcttcctttatttccttccccatcacctaCCGTTTGCGTGAGGGCCTCCAGAGACAAAAGCCGCTCCTCCATCACCGCCAGCTGCCTCGCCACCGCCTGCACCCCGCCGGCCGCGTCCCCAAGAGCCGTGGAGAGCGTGCCCAgcgtcttggtggtggtggccgcTAGTTGGGCCTCCCGCGCCTCGTGTCGGTCCAGCTTGTTCGCCACCGCCTTGATGCTGCGGTCCAGGGCGAGGATGGCGTCACGGATGTCCAGGTGGCTGTggggagggttaggttaggttaggtatggtgatggttaggttaggttaggttaggtatggtgatggttaggttaggttaagttaggtatggtaatggttaggttaggttaggttaggttaggcatggtgatggatgggtgaggtgaggttaggttaggttaggtatggtgatggttaggttaggttaggttaggtatggtgatggttaggttaggttaggttaagttaggtatggtgatggttaggttaggttaggtatggtgatggttaggttaggttaggtatggtgatggttaggttaggttaggtatggtgatggatgggtgaggtgaggttaggttaggttaggtatggtaatggatgggtgaggtgaggttaggttaggttaggtatggtgatggatgggttaggttaggttaggtaagggttgaGTTGTTAAAGACTACCAATAATAAGAATATGACTaataagactaagaagaagaaaatgaagaagcagaagaacaagaacaagaagaagaacattaacaagaaaaagaacaagaactagaagaagaacatgaacaaggaaaagaacatgAACCAGAAGATTAAGAACAACAAGATTATTAAGTCGAAGCAgacgaacaaaaacaagaacaaaacgaccaagaagaagaacaacaacaacaaaaaagaacaagaataaaaaagacCAATAATTATATACGTGAAAacaaggcaaaaaaagaaaaagacaaaaaacaaaagagatgcgaaaaaaatagaaaaaagtataTTGCTAAAGataattaccagagagagagagagagagagagagagagagagagagagagagagattctgggtACAAGGACGAGAGGTTGGGTATAAAACCTCACActtagaagaggagaaggaagaggaggaggataatgggtaATAGATAAAgcaattgttttctctctctctctctgcacaaaaCTTATCAAACTTTCAGGAAACGACTTgccgtaaaaagagagagagagagagagagagagagagagagagagagagagagagagagagagagagagagagagagagagagagagagagagagagagtcgttttaTTCTCTCCTAAACTTAAGTATAGACTAAGAAAttcataagaggaggagaaggaagaggaggaggaagagggacgaaggaagaggagggggagggacgaacgaaggaaggaagaatggaagaagggaagcaggaagggagggaatgaaggagggatggtagaaaggaaggaaggaaagacggaaagggtgataaaaggaaggagggagggagggaagtagggaggaaagggaagaaaggaggaagggaagcaggggaggaaaggaatgatggaggggagttaggaaagaaggaaggaaggaaagagaaaaa includes:
- the LOC127005054 gene encoding hyaluronidase A-like; amino-acid sequence: MRLNKRACALVWACAWLCACVCASAPFRVYWNVPSHLCVGHGVYVNVSQYGLLQNAGDAFHGEKVTILYGPGEFPYLKEDAEGEWQPVNGGVPQAGSLTSHGQAFLNTLNSLVPADFKGAAVLDFEDYYPSLQLSAPQYKNASRAWVRARHPTWSPAEVDQESYASFNASAKDFFKTLLWVGREARPGALWGYYHYPYCHDYSPGEHVCRPKTQEMNDALAWLFEGSAALYPSLYVFKGAGFTPSTRRLHAAAALEEADRVRQKVNSTAPVLPYVWYRYHDDPAFLSPVDVVNTLGIARLWGTGGAVVWGASKDMATREQCLALKNYAEGQLGPLVRYLAHLPCAKLHHILTSRRRLRRRVKKVLGKIRRRKGRKGKRRGRRRGRKEGNGGGRGGGEFC